GTCTTTgaaaggtgtgttgagaccaatctagttctcaactgggaaaaatgtcattttatggtgcaacagggcatcattcttgggtacaaggtctctagtaaaggtctcgaggtggataaagccaaggtgggggtaattgaaaaccttcctccaccaatttctgttaagggagtccgcagctttcttggtcatgcgagtttctatcggcgtttcatcaaggacttctctaaaatctctaaacccttgtgtaATCTTCTGGAGAAAGATGTCCCGTTCAAgatgacgagtgcctagctgcttttgagagcttaaagaagagtttgataatggcacctgtcataactgcacctgattggaatgagccttttgagatgatgtacgatgcaagtgactatgcagttggagcagttcttgggcagaggaagaacaacatatttcatgtggtctactatgctagtaagaccctcaatggtgctcatTTGTACTAtaccactactgagaaagagcttttggctattgtctatggttttgagaagtttcgatcttatttgtttgggacgaaggtgatagttttcactgatcacgctacgattcgctatctcatctcgaagaaggactcgaagcctagactgattcgatgggttcttttacttcaggaatttgagttagagatcaagtacatgaaaggtactgagaatcaagtcactgatcgtctctctcgtttagaagatccaagtgcaacttcacaagataagacattGATTAATGAGTTTTTCCTCGATGAGTAGTTGTTTGGGGTACAAGAGGAAGAACCGTAGTTCGCAGAAATTGcgaactaccttgtgagcaacattATACCCCCAACTTGTCATTttctcaaaggaagaagtttcttcatgaggtgaagtggtacatgtgggatgagccgtttctgtttaggcaaggagctaaccaaatcatcaggagatgtattccgtacagcgaaacggggggggggggtggaatcttgcgagactgtcattcgactgtttatagaggccactatggtggagagaagacagcagctcgtatccttcaagcaggattcttctggcctgcattgtttaaggatgcacatcagtcTCGAgattgaagtcttcgatgtttggggaattgacttcatgaggccatttgtctcatcttgcaataatcaatatatcttgttggaagttgattatgtctcgaaatgggttggAGTCAAGGCTTTATCGATGAATGATGCGAATGTgatgcttaattttcttcataagcagatatcCACAAGATCTGGGACTCCAAGaatcataatcagtgacgagggatcggatttctgcaatcgcaagttcactacCATGATGCatagatataatgtgaatcatcgcattgctacagcctaccatcctcagattAATGGTCAAGCTggggtatctaacagagagatcaagcgtattttatagaaagttgtgtgtccatcgaggaaggattggtctttaaagctgaatgaagctgtttgggcgtatagaacagcatacaagactccgctaggcatatcactgtttcagttggtttatggtaagggatgtcatttacctgtggagttagagcataaagcgtattggggtttgaagaagttgaaccttgatatggatgcagctggtaagaaaagaatgcttcaattgaatgaactcgacgagtttcagCTTCAAGCGTATGAGAGCAACAAAAaataaggagaaagtcaagaagtggcacgataggggtctagtgctcaaatcatttgttccggggtaacaagttcttttattcaactctcatctccgtcttttcctggtaagttgaagtcgaggtggtcaaggccgtttgttgtcaaaaatGTGTTTCGACATGGAgaggtggagatttttgagaatgatccaggtcaagcattcaaggtgaatggacagagcttgaagcattactatggggatacggtAAACCATGAGGTGGCTAGTGCCATTTTATTATcaacttgatctcgagattctacgtcaagctagagacgtaaagcaagcgcttcttgggaggcaacccaagtttgttgtacattagtagatagagaaaaagaaaacaaggaaaaaactacaaaaaaagaaaaaaatccAGTGCCAACTACAGAAGCACGGCGTGCCCGCGCTGAGAAGCGGGGCAGCCGCGCTGAAATTCCAGTCGCATGGCGCGCCCGCTGCCAGGCGGGGCGGCCGCACTGGCTCTCTGGTCctgaaaaaaatcaaaaaattgaaaatcaaatACAAAATCAATTCACAACCGAATTTCTTCCTCCCACCTTCCATATTTTCCTCTCCAATTCAGTTTCAAATACCCCATTACTCTCATTATTCCCTTAATaaaatcccacttctattctaaACTTAATTATATTCCTATatacacacacacttatacacaaatcTCTCCATCATTTTTTAATTCTCAAAATCATACATCTCTCTTATACACATCTCTTACTCTCTCGTTTTCaattcaatggcacccaaaagacaaagaacccaagttagcagcagcaccaccgattttTTTAGTGTTGGGGGTGTGAGACCCAGGTTTGCAACTCcggaggctgaggcggagtatacAAGACTGCTTTCGAAGCCCATagccaaggagcgaggttttctgccatcagagagggatggtaagttattggagatgattgtggagatgggttggattgctttttgtgagaCACTAGCTGCGgtgcctatgagtgtggttcgcgagttttacgcAAATGCAAAGGCGGATAAGAATGATTTTACTGTGGTGAGGGGGTTGACTATGGAGTACAGTGCTGAGGCTATTCGGAGGGTGATCAATCAGCTCGAGAGGAGGCCAGAGCAGGAGGATTGGAATGCTAAGACCGGTGAGGATTTTGACTTAGACCTTATTGTTGCTACGCTCTGTGTTCCAAGTACTgactggaagttcaagaagggcatgaacgagtatgccacttttcctgcctcgtgcatgaacaggtttgcacgtgcatgaaATTCCTTTATTTAtgccaacatcatgccatcttctcacgtgtatgatgttactgtggagcgtgcacagttattgtgggggattcttcagggtgattatgtggatctcgagatggtgatttatcagggtattttgaggtttctGCGAGGCAGCACTACGGATTATATTCCCTATGCGTCCATTATGATGAAACTGTGTGTGGTAGTTGGATTTTATTGTCCCACACACGAGCAGCTGCAACTTCCTAGTGCCCTGATTGATAGTTCGACGTTAttgagtatgcaggagtggtacggtGGTAATCCTGATccgaaggggcttggttattcttatgaccacTTTCCAGGTGGAAGTCCAGCACCTCAGGGATATGCGGGTGGTACGACTCAGGCGagtagagcagcttggagagctgagttgggTGAGGTCAGTCCTTCGCGGTCATAGCAGCAGTAGCAGGAGGAAATACAGGATAGTGCTGATTTGGGTTCAGTGCAGTATAAGCGTttgatgatgaggatggatgcgatgcatgacatccatagtaggtttgcacatgatctcacccaggcgcTGGGGACTACATTCAGAGCCACAtgagttgatatccagtggccagtatttggtgaggactctgtgtacgcgcctcctgacactccacccgttgagggtgatgatcctggttccgagtaggtatgcctgattccttactattaccttcacttagtacagtgaatattttaagtttgggggtggtagttaaggaatatatatgtttgtgtgtgtccatatagtttgcatattcatgatagtttagttcatataattgcatagttatcatatagttttttttatttttttttattttgcatgttagtatgttgcatatagttcatgcatttgcattataacatgatcccttaagtttacttttccgactgatttgtgatattgatgctagtgtagtgatgtcgtgtatAGTGATGTTAAGTCCTATAGAGTTGAGTTGCATGCTAGAAACAAAAAAATTCACTAAGACTTATAGGTtacttgagtgctagatcatggtcatgtcttatttgtttgtcgaggttcaatcgcttgtttatatttagaatttaggatattctcttaatgacaACAGAACATGGATATTTATTAATAGGAGAAaacattggatttcattgctagttgttatggctaggtgtcaaatggctagtagccagctcatattttatatgagtagtctagggttgagcgagatggagtgaaacacactcgttcagaaatttgtgaaaaaaaagaaaaaaaaatagaaaaaaaagaaaaaaaattatatgtgttatgcataattgatcacgagtgggctctttaatactcgagttattaagttcttaggggactttgtgcctagtgacctaaggcttttatagtctgggatccactaacctaacgctcgctacatgggtattattgcatagtcttttgtggacctcactcattgcacggtcaaataagcatatttatgattgtttatgtgttgtgaataaaagcatgactCCGTGTAATAACTCCAATAAAAGAATTGAAGTGGTGTcggtcattttgagtttagcttttattatatttataaccttgtgattgccttgatgagtagtgagtcatgattattgatctagttacATTAGTGTATCttttaagcatctgcacacatgcacttttctggcttgtaagttgaattattggatttgattgatctttgtgcgaataactgcatttgttgagatgttgcttactggttggtttagttattctgaggggatcgttgcattcaagtagcttgcattcatgcatttttatttcttgttctttgagtctatttatgcttgaggacaaacatcggtTTCAAGTTTGgaggtgtgttaagtggcatttatgtccacatagaatgctctataaaggcaTGGATTGGTTTTTTATGCTTAAGTATGGATTGGTGTTTTATGCttaagtattttatgtatttgatgtgttttgtagtgtttttgtatttcatgCATAGTTGGAGGAATCAGGAGGTTTAGCATTGCAatgatgctaaaatggtgttagAAAGGTGTCTTGAATAAAAGCTCATGGATCGCCATCTCAAACCAGCCAGAAAAATCAAGCAGAAGAAGTTTTCCGAAAGGTCAGCGCGCCCCCGCTGGTAAAGCGCGTGGCCgtgacgggtcgagaattcagaATCCTATTTCAAGTACAGGAGTGATTTTTTGGACTTCTCTTCtgattgggctgctatataatgatgACTTAAAGACTTTTTTCAcaacagagcttaaggagaaggcagCGAAAAGACCTATAGCACAAATACAACCTAGGCGAAGAAGATccagtttattcttgtgattctttgttttaagttgtaatcttggatgctcgtttcttgttttgttgaacctaatactctgtattacgtactttatttattattcattttataaagacctaatttattataccatgctttcatcggaacccacgatgatgatgagttcggttatgggctaatcttTATGGGCTAATTATTTTGATACCTTattgtgtggtgattgtatgatatcctagtattggttgtgcttattcgtcttatgagcatcgcaaacttataagatagcgtgttaatctccaATGAAGCGACAATAAATTTAGTGGTTTAGAACTTGCcctgctagcataggttcatgtatttattatgcatgattcgtaggtaattttaaccatctcacttgtcctatgtaatcacgatagataacttgttcgttaaaccgttatgttgtcaaattctatagacatatagggtcataatataattggtgtctattcaacttctatctcttttgtggatgtctggtagtagggtattcgtacaacgaaagttggcatttactagtttcgtgttgtctgattagtgtcatcaccattgcatcttaaggttaagaacaaaaaggctattgaatgaagtagtaatgaagttagaatcccatgtttgtgttatataagtaaattaacctcttaatctcttagttaatcgcatgttagttaataatcttagttataaacaaaaccaatttgttattcgtcttagcattgaataataaccataccattgttgcataagtacattaattgaaattaacctaaaccagtctctgtaggaacgaactagaattaattctatattacttgcaatcacgtatacttgtgtgaatattagcgcatgttttcatCGTAACATTGACAATAAAGCTTCCATGGACATTCTGTTCTATGACACGTTTCTAAGAATGGGGTACACTGACTCCCAACTGACCCCCTCCGATGCACCCATTTACGGATTTAACCAAGTGGAATGTCAAGTAGAAGGGGAAATACGATTCCCCGTAACTATTGGAGAAGATCCCAGAGAGGCCACACAGATGCTAAACTTCCAGGTCATCAAGGTAGCCTCTACCTACAATACAATCATGGAAAGAACATAGATCCATACATTTAAGGCTGTGCCCTCGACCTATCATGTGATACTCAAGTTCCCAACCAGAAACGGTGTCagagaagagaaaggagatcagAAAATGGCCCGAAGATTCTATGTAGTAGCACTTAGGCCTAATAGAACCGGGGGGAAGGTCCTCCCaatagaagacatggatgtcTGAGAGAACGTGAGCATTGAGGAAAGCCAGCTGAAGACTTGGTCCCAATTCACTTAGACTCGCTGGAGCTTGATAAGGTCAACTACATCAAGGCATCCTTGGGGAAACCCCTGAAGGACCAATTGACAAAGTTCCTACAAAAGAGAACAATGATGTGTTTTCTTGGACAACGTCCGACATGCCTGGGATCGACCCTAACCTTATAACTCACAAGCTGAGCTTCGACCCAACTCAGAAGTCCATACAACAGAAGGGAGAACCTATGCACCAAATAGGCCGGAAGCCATTAAGTAGAAGGTTGAGAAGCTCCTTTAGGCTAGATTATCGAGAAAGTACAATTTCTCGAATGGTTGGCTAACCCTGTTATGGTCAAGAAAGCCAACGGGAAGTGGAGGATATGCATCAACTTCACCAACCTCAACGATGCATGCCCTAAGGATTGCTACCCTCTATCAAGGATTGACACCCTGATCGATACTACTGCAGGGCACGAGATGCTAAAGCTTCATGGATGGCTTCATCGGTTATAATCAGATTAAAATACACAAAGATGACACCCGCAAGGTATCTTTCATTACTGAGTTTGGTGTGTTTTGCTATCTTGTTATGGTTTTTGGGTtaaagaatgcaggagctacctatcaaagaTTGGTGAATACGATATTCGCTCATTTAATCGAAAATAATCATGAAGgtctatgtcgatgacatgttgGTCAAAAGCCTAGATACGGCCGATCACATTGATCACCTCAAAGAGGCTTTCGAAGTATtgaggcaccacaagatgatgttgaaccTTGCTAAGTGCGCCTTTGGTGTTGAGTATAGAAAGTTCTTGGGTCACATGGTCTCGAAGAGAGAAATATAGGCAAACCccaaaaaaataaaaactatccAAGACATGGAGCCACCCTATTCTATAAAAGATGTTAAAAAATTGACGGAGTGGATCGCGGCCGTAGGAAGGTCCATTTTGAATTCGGGAGATAAGTGTCTACCATTTTTCAAAACTTGTGAAGAATTATGAATGGAATATTGAAAGCCAAAAGGCCTTTGAACAGCTGAAGCAGTACATGAGTCAAGCCCCGTTATTGGCCAAACCAATTCCAGAGGACATTCTTTACCAGTATCTTGCGGTCTCTGAGTAGGTTGTGAATGCAATTTTAGTGAAGGAAGAACAAAAGGTTCAAAAGCCTGTGTATTATGTAAACAAAGTGCTCCATGGAGCCGAGAACTACTCCACCACCGAGAAGTTTGTACTCATTCTCATAACAACCTCCAAGAAGCTATGACAATACTTCTAGGTACATAAAGTAGAATTACTGACAGACCAATCCTTGAGGAGCATTCTTCACAGCCCTAAAGCGAGTGGAAGGCTAATCAAATGGACGAttgagttgggagaatttgatatcaagtatAAGCCTTGGACAACCATCAAGGCTCAAGAATTAGCAGACTTCATGGTCAAATGCACCATTAACGACCAAGAAGTCTGGGGGAAATAGATAGTAACTCTAGAAGGAGGAGAGAAAGATAAAGAAGAAGACTCGACTCtaaaagagtattgggttctccattttgatGGAGCGTCCAAACAAAATCTAGTGGTACAAgcctagtcttgcaaagcccTGAAGGGTTCATGATCGAATATGCtttgaagttagacttcccaactatAACCAGTGAAGTAGAGTATGAGGCTTTGATAGCCGGGTTAGGATTGGCTAGAGCTGTGGGAGCCAAGAATCTTAAAATCTGTGGAGACTCAAGGCTCATTGTTGCCCAAGTTAATGGGGAGTTTGAGGCCAAAGATGATGCCATGGACAAGTACCTAAGGGTCATGAAAGGAATACTGATTCAATTTGATGAATGGTACGCAGAACATGTTCTGAGGGAGGAGAACACTACAGTCGATGCCCTTTCCAAGTTCGCCTCATCTGAAATAGAGAACTATCCAAGATATTTCTACTTCCAAGTCTTGAGGACACCGACAATTCATGTCATAAACTTAATAGCACCAGTTGGCTTGAATAGCTATTGGATTGACCCCATCAAGAACCACGTTGAGACGGGTTGGCTCCCAGATGATGTCCAAGAGGAGCGCAAGTTATCAATAAGAGCGTTGAGGTACTCTCTAAATGAAGGCCTTTTATACAAAAGGTCTTTCataatcccatatttgaagtgcTTAAGACCTCACGAGGAAGAGGATGCACTGAAGAAAGATCATGAAGGGATTTGTAGACAACACCCAGGAGGCAGGGCCCTCGCTCATAAAATAACCCAGCTGGGGTTCTACTGGCCGACAATGCTAGCCGATGCAAAGGCTTACGTGAAGAAGTATGACAGATTCCAGAGGTACACTCCTGTAGTTTGACATCCCCCAGAAAGGCTTACATCCATTAGCTCCCCTATCCCCTTCGCGATGTGGGGAATGGACATACTAGGTCCCTTTTTCGTAGCATCGGGACAAAAAAAGTTCATCGTGGTCGCCATTGACTacttcactaagtggattgagtCCAAGGAACTGGCCAAGATAACCACTTGGAGAATATGATATGTCGGTTTGGAATCTCACGCATCCTCGTTTTGGATAATGGGAGATAGTTCAATAATGAAGAGTTCAAGGAGTATTGTAATGACAACAACATAGAACTTCAATTTACCTTAGTTGCCCATCCTCAAGCAAATGGGCAAGCATAGGTCGCTAATCGAATCATTCTTGATGGACTCAAGAAGAAGGTTGAACACTCAAGAAACACTTGGGTGGATAAGTTACTACCAATACTCTGGGCATATCGTACTACCTGCAAAGTTACAACTGAAGCTACCCCATTTATGTTGGTCTACGAAGACGAGGGAGTGGTGCCCCTTGAGATCACCCATGGATCACCAAGGGTTGAAGAATATGAAACTGAAACTAatgaagaaggcatgaggctcgTTCTCGACCTCAATGATGAAGTTTGAGACAAAGCCAACGCCCGTAATACAGAGCATCAGCGCAAACCCTCCCTCTACTATAATAGGAGGGTTAAATAGATGTTTTTCCAGGATGGAGACTTGGTTTTGAGGAAGATTGAGGCATCCGGAgttggcaagaaagggaagctagCCCTGAATTAGGAAGGAGCTTACAAGTTCAAAAAGACACTAGAATCCCACAAGTTGAAGACTTTGTGCCGAGATGAGGTTCCCCGAACCTGGCACGCATCAAGCCTAAGGGTTTATCATTTCTAGCACAAACAACTTATATTTCTAGTACTTAGTAATATACGTAGTAATAAGGTCGATGAAACCATTTCTATTCTATGTAAAGGTTAAACCCATTTTTCAAAATATTATCTTCTATGCAAGTTTACTTTATCATCttgtttattaattatttatgtatCATTATTGTATAAGTGCAATCCATGAAAGGCCAAACACCAAAAATAAAAGATAAGTAAATAAACAAGCTAATACTGCATAAAAGATAAAATACCCCGAAGGATCACAAGTCAGCCCCAAAGGACAATTAGGAAACAAATACAAAATATCTTAAGGCCACACAGGGCCACAAATAAATAAGTCTTAAATCAAAGTCACAAGAGGCGATCTAGGCCATACAAGGCCGGGAGATTACTCCTCATAGGAGCCTTCTTCTTCCTCACTCCCATTCTGCACCGTCTTGGTGACCTCTCTGTCATCTTCATCTCCACTGGTCTCGCTATCAAAGCCCCCCGAAGAGGACGAGGAGGAAGCCTCATTTTAAATCCTCTTTCCTTGAACAAGCTCATGAACCTTCCCATATATAAGACCTTTGGACAAAGGTTTCCCACTTGTCCTTCCTCTAGAAAGGTCTTTCTTTGGCTTTGTCATGGACATGCTCTTTCCCCCTGGAGCTCGAATGACTTGAGCTGGGGCCGGAATGTTGAGGATCCACAATTGGCCCTGAGTACTTGGATGACCATGGTAGTGTCGGATGAAGCCCAAGGACTAGGGAAGTCTTCTGGCTGaaaaacatcaggataaataccATGGACCTTAGTAACGACCGAATTCCAACCAAATGACATGTTCATTGGATGCATCTCGTTATCATGCTGATTCATCAGCTGAAGGAAGTCATCAGTCTGATGGTAGAGATTAACCATGGGATTCTGGAGTGCAGCTTTCCTGTCCTCAACCACCACAGCCCATGACTTCTACTCATGGGATTCTCTCTCCTACTTGTTCTTTGCTTTCTCTAAGGAAATGTTCTGTGTCATCAAATTGCGGCCTTGAAGAGCTAAGGCGTTAAAATAAGCATTGGCCTGAAAGAGAATGGGCAAACATCAATGAGTTAGTGAAGCTGATTGAACCAATTAGAGTAAGTTCAAGAAGAGCCCTAAAATAGACCATAAAGTTTAAACATGCTAAAGAATTTTAGCATACTTGGTATAAGACATGAGCCCCCAGCATATCTGCTTCTAGAATCTTGTCATGGGTGGTGACCTCGATCAAGTCAGGAGCTGTGATGGCACACCTAGACCAGTCTAGAGCAAGTTCCAGACTCCCGATCATAAAGTCTTAGACACATATCCCCCAACCCGGTTCAAAAGGAGTCTTGCTGTTCCCATCGGAACCCTTGACCTTCTTCTTCCCTCTAGAGGACTTTTCCAAGAAAACGGGACCCTTAGAAGACAGTATGCTTCCTTAGCAGCTTGATTAAGCATTCTCCGAGTATGCTTGATCCTCTTCTTCGCAAACTCTGCGTCTATAGCATCAACAGCTGATACAAAACAAGGAAAATATTGGTATAAGAACAAACTTGTTCAAAATTGAAGAATGAACAAGTAAAATACCCTCAAGTGAAAGACCACTAAGTCCAGCTTTGACTAGCGCTCTCTCGGTCAAAACATGTCAAAGGTGAGTCCGACCCTTGTAGCTAATAAGAGCATCTCGGGCATAACACTTGAAAATAGTAAGTTTCAAAATATGATCGGGATGATCAACTATATTTCCAAATCCAGGCATAAAAATGTCTCCCCAGTCGCCGTCTTCTAGTTCAAGAATGAAGAATTTCTTGTTCCAGCCATGATAAGAATCCGGGAGTGAAAGTGAGTTGATAATGTTGTATACTCTGGGTATATGATTAATTTGAACCCATCAGCCCTCACCAAGGGAGACTTCTTGAACAAGAAAATGCTCCTGAAAGTGGTGGTGCTTAAGTGAATCCCCAATTAATGGCATCTCAATATGTACACAATGATCAAAGTTTATCCATTTGAATAGAGTTGACAGCGATGAGCTCTTATCTCTGAGAGCAGCTCCATGATAAAAGGATGGACAGGAAACCTTGGTCTCGCGAGGATAGAACTCCTGAACACACATAAATGAGTTAGACTCCGGTGACAAGTCTGGTTGTTATCACGAGCCATACGAGCTTTCATCCCGGGAGTGAAACTATATGTCTGTTTGATATACCTGAATTCTCTCTTCTTGTGCTCACTAATGTGGCTAAAAGCATCAAGGTAAACACTAGATGGGGATTCCTCGGCCAAGTCTTGGAACATATTTAATGAGCTAAAACCTGTCGAGCAAGGTTTCAAAGATATAGAATAGTTAAGAAGCATACCTCGTTGTGAACTTGCCTTGACTCGACAAGCAAGCATCTCAGGAACGGAAGGAGAAGGACCGTTATTCCCACCATCATTCCCGCCATTGCCATCGTAAGAAGAACCGATGTGTCCTTCAGACATCTTTGAGGAGAGCTTCACTAAAGCTTGAAAAACTTTAAGAAGATAAAAATAGAGAGAACTTGAGAAGTCGGGAAAAGAGAAGTGAATGAAAATGAGTGTTTCCCCCTTATTTTATAAGAAAAAAGGGTATCTGCTAAAGTAGGTCACCACTCAGGTTGGTTCACGTTTGTAGGTTGTTTACAGGTTAGATGGCTACAAATGACTAAAACTTCCCGAAGAAAATAGAAAAAACATCTAACTAACAAATAAAAACTCCAACATGGCAAAATCTAATAGGGAAATAGCTGAATTCAAGAAGGGAGTCCTAAGTACGCTTAATTAAAGCTAAGATCAATGATTAGTCTCTAATTAGGATTACCGACGCTAATCTCCCTAATCAAGCAAATGAATTAGGAAAACTTGGAAATAAACTTCTAAAATAACTGATTCCCAACATTTGAAGGCTTTTCAGCCGTGGTATTCACCGCGACCACTCTTGGAAGAGTGGACTCAGAAGAGTAAGCTTACATTTGAAGGCTTTTCATCCATGGTAGTCACTGCAGCCACTCTTAGAAGAGTGGACTCGGAAGAGTAATATTATATTTGAAGGCTTTTCAGCCGTGATAGTCACCGCGACCACTCTTGGATGAGTGGAGTCGGATGATTAAGATTAAATTTGAAGGCTTTTCTGTAaaacccccaaatccggggtcggggatccaggttgtcacgagttccatttcccttaataacacccaatcttaataaataatcaactattctatactgtgaccccaccataaacacaca
This sequence is a window from Apium graveolens cultivar Ventura chromosome 9, ASM990537v1, whole genome shotgun sequence. Protein-coding genes within it:
- the LOC141686122 gene encoding uncharacterized protein LOC141686122; its protein translation is MIEYALKLDFPTITSEVEYEALIAGLGLARAVGAKNLKICGDSRLIVAQVNGEFEAKDDAMDKYLRVMKGILIQFDEWYAEHVLREENTTVDALSKFASSEIENYPRYFYFQVLRTPTIHVINLIAPVGLNSYWIDPIKNHVETGWLPDDVQEERKLSIRALRYSLNEGLLYKRSFIIPYLKCLRPHEEEDALKKDHEGICRQHPGGRALAHKITQLGFYWPTMLADAKAYVKKYDRFQRYTPVV